A region from the Methylocystis iwaonis genome encodes:
- the gmk gene encoding guanylate kinase translates to MDHSLPLRRGVVLILSSPSGAGKTTLTRMLLQDRDLDLTLSISVTTRARRSSEVDGIHYRFITERQFIAMRDAGDLLEWAEVHGNFYGTPRGPVEAILAQGRDSLFDIDYQGTRQVREKMGADAVTVFILPPSMKELRARLERRAEDAPEVIERRLENARKEIARWRDYDYVIVNDDLQRSFDDLIAILRAERQRRQRREREIESFVAKLLDE, encoded by the coding sequence ATGGACCATTCCCTTCCGCTGCGCCGCGGCGTCGTGCTCATCCTTTCCTCTCCCTCCGGCGCCGGCAAGACCACGCTGACGCGGATGCTGCTGCAGGACCGCGATCTCGACCTTACGCTTTCCATATCGGTGACAACCCGCGCGCGCCGGTCGAGCGAGGTCGACGGCATTCACTACCGCTTCATCACCGAGCGCCAGTTCATCGCCATGCGCGACGCCGGCGACTTGCTGGAATGGGCGGAAGTGCACGGCAATTTCTACGGCACGCCGCGCGGGCCGGTCGAGGCCATCCTGGCGCAGGGGCGCGACTCGCTTTTCGACATCGACTACCAAGGGACGCGCCAGGTGCGCGAGAAGATGGGCGCCGACGCGGTGACCGTCTTCATCCTCCCGCCGTCGATGAAGGAGCTGCGCGCCCGGCTGGAGCGCCGCGCCGAGGACGCGCCCGAAGTGATCGAACGGCGGCTGGAGAACGCCCGCAAGGAGATCGCGCGCTGGAGGGACTATGACTATGTCATCGTCAACGACGATCTGCAGCGCTCCTTCGACGATCTGATCGCCATATTGCGCGCCGAGCGCCAGCGCCGCCAGCGCCGCGAGCGCGAGATCGAAAGCTTCGTGGCCAAGCTTCTCGACGAATAG
- a CDS encoding YicC/YloC family endoribonuclease, which translates to MTGFARARGSHGPWSYAWELKTVNAKGLDLRLRVPPNFDAVEIKARAAISARLARGSVFGNLTAKRAEEEGSARINRPALDRLLAALDDLPQLASLRPASLDGLLAIRGVVEIVEPEDDEAQRAGLEKNLLGALDETLDALLASRRAEGAALTAVLRERLTRIGALTAQADALPARQPEAVRQRLAQQVARLLESAEGLDPARLHQEAVLLAVKADIREELDRLAAHVASAQKLLAEGGPVGRRLDFLAQEFSRETNTLCAKSNDPALTEIGLELKIEVEQLREQVQNIE; encoded by the coding sequence ATGACCGGCTTCGCCCGCGCGCGCGGAAGCCATGGCCCCTGGAGCTATGCCTGGGAGCTGAAAACCGTCAATGCAAAGGGGCTGGACCTGCGGCTGCGCGTCCCGCCGAATTTCGACGCCGTCGAGATCAAGGCACGCGCCGCCATTTCCGCCCGCCTTGCGCGCGGCTCGGTCTTCGGCAATCTGACCGCCAAACGCGCCGAGGAAGAAGGCTCGGCGCGGATCAATCGCCCGGCGCTCGACCGGCTGCTCGCCGCGCTCGACGACCTTCCGCAGCTTGCGAGCCTGCGACCCGCCTCGCTCGACGGCCTGCTGGCGATCCGGGGCGTTGTCGAGATCGTCGAGCCGGAAGACGACGAGGCGCAGCGCGCGGGTCTGGAAAAGAACCTTCTCGGCGCCCTGGACGAGACGCTCGACGCGCTCCTTGCCTCGCGCCGCGCGGAAGGCGCCGCGCTGACGGCCGTGCTGCGTGAGCGCCTGACCCGGATCGGCGCGCTCACCGCCCAGGCCGACGCTTTGCCGGCGCGCCAGCCCGAAGCCGTTCGCCAGCGGCTCGCCCAGCAAGTGGCGCGGCTCCTCGAAAGCGCCGAGGGCCTGGACCCGGCGCGTCTCCATCAGGAGGCGGTGCTGCTCGCGGTGAAGGCCGATATTCGCGAGGAGCTCGATCGTCTTGCGGCGCATGTGGCGAGCGCGCAGAAACTCCTCGCCGAGGGCGGCCCCGTAGGGCGGCGGCTCGATTTTCTGGCGCAGGAATTTTCGCGCGAGACCAATACGCTTTGCGCCAAGTCCAACGATCCGGCTCTCACCGAGATCGGGCTGGAATTGAAGATCGAGGTCGAGCAGTTGCGCGAGCAGGTGCAAAATATCGAATAG
- a CDS encoding DUF488 domain-containing protein, whose product MPAFALKRVYEPPKPGDGARVLVDRLWPRGLTKEKAAVDLWAKDVAPSRELRRWFGHAPERWGEFQARYREELESPEAQEQIATLRALARKGRVTLLYAAAHDEEMNNAVALRSVLRHKAS is encoded by the coding sequence ATGCCCGCCTTCGCCCTCAAGCGTGTCTATGAGCCGCCAAAGCCGGGAGACGGCGCGCGCGTGCTTGTCGACCGGCTCTGGCCGCGCGGCCTGACGAAGGAAAAGGCGGCGGTCGACCTGTGGGCGAAGGACGTCGCGCCAAGCCGTGAATTGCGCCGCTGGTTCGGCCACGCGCCCGAGCGCTGGGGGGAGTTTCAGGCGCGCTATCGCGAGGAGCTCGAAAGCCCGGAAGCGCAAGAGCAGATCGCGACGCTGCGCGCCTTGGCGCGCAAGGGACGCGTGACGCTGCTCTACGCCGCCGCCCATGATGAGGAAATGAACAACGCCGTCGCGCTGCGAAGCGTCCTGCGCCACAAAGCAAGCTAA